One window from the genome of Deltaproteobacteria bacterium encodes:
- a CDS encoding cyclic nucleotide-binding domain-containing protein, with product MYRIIGEESFADGEVIFAEGSLGRDIYRVKTGAVVICKDVGGRSLILEVLRVGEIFGEMAFISDSPRSATARAVGHTVLSVLDRKQLEDEINGLSPELYQLFECLTLRLKKTTDAAAGISLVRREPRVSKTWFVMYEHGDLHLEAYSQNASCGGLFIKTPSPLSRGERFKLNLQLPDDAGPLGLLCEVAWNRKRTDDPEQFPLGMGVKFVEMSQEDHEKLLHALEKPY from the coding sequence GTGTATAGAATAATCGGAGAGGAGTCGTTCGCTGACGGAGAGGTCATCTTCGCCGAAGGGAGCCTGGGCCGGGACATCTACCGGGTGAAGACCGGGGCCGTGGTGATCTGCAAGGACGTGGGAGGCCGCAGCCTGATCCTGGAGGTCTTGCGGGTGGGGGAGATTTTCGGTGAAATGGCCTTTATTTCAGACTCCCCGCGCTCCGCCACCGCCAGGGCGGTGGGCCACACCGTTTTATCGGTTCTGGACCGGAAGCAACTGGAGGACGAGATCAACGGCCTCTCCCCGGAGCTTTACCAGCTTTTCGAGTGCCTCACCCTTCGCCTGAAAAAGACCACCGACGCAGCTGCCGGAATAAGCCTGGTCCGCCGCGAGCCTCGTGTTTCCAAGACCTGGTTCGTAATGTACGAGCACGGTGACCTGCACCTTGAGGCATATTCCCAGAACGCGTCCTGCGGCGGACTTTTCATCAAGACCCCTTCCCCCCTTTCCCGTGGGGAGAGGTTCAAGCTGAATCTCCAACTGCCGGACGACGCAGGTCCGCTGGGCCTTCTTTGCGAGGTGGCCTGGAACCGCAAGCGCACCGACGACCCGGAGCAGTTTCCCCTTGGAATGGGGGTCAAGTTCGTGGAGATGTCCCAGGAAGACCACGAAAAGTTACTTCACGCCCTGGAAAAGCCCTACTAG
- a CDS encoding aminopeptidase has protein sequence MLSKEIMERYADVLLWGLFTARTEKYAKGDIILVRFDLPALSVAEVVQKKVLEHGFHPVMRLMPTAGLERQFFSVADKAQAAFIPPGETELYEGIQGSIYLIAPESLTHLKDSPPDLLSAASLSRKPLRDILDRHEQKGSFGWTLGIVPTKALAAQAKTTLAAYGRQWRAACFLDDPDPVSRWKGIFDKTQKLKAWLNGMEIESLQVKSERCDLTVTPGKQRRWAGVSGHNIPSFEVFISPDYNGTEGVYHADQPSFRYGNYIKGVTLVFEKGRVIDARADEGEEFLKKQVEMDAGACRLGEFSLTDRRFSRIDRFMANTLFDENFGGRFGNCHVALGSSYADTFSGDQEQFTPALKKELGFNDSALHWDLVNTEKKTVTATLVSGEKKIIYENGQFAMNE, from the coding sequence ATGCTTTCAAAAGAGATCATGGAACGATACGCCGACGTGCTTCTGTGGGGGCTTTTCACCGCCCGCACCGAAAAGTACGCCAAAGGCGACATCATACTGGTGCGGTTCGATCTTCCGGCGCTTTCGGTGGCCGAGGTTGTCCAGAAAAAGGTGCTGGAACACGGATTTCACCCGGTCATGCGCCTCATGCCCACGGCGGGCCTCGAACGACAGTTCTTTTCCGTGGCCGACAAGGCCCAGGCGGCCTTCATCCCGCCCGGAGAGACCGAGCTTTACGAGGGAATCCAAGGCTCCATCTACCTTATCGCCCCGGAATCCCTCACCCACCTGAAAGACTCGCCGCCCGATCTTCTTTCGGCGGCGTCCCTTTCCCGAAAGCCCTTGCGGGACATTCTGGACCGGCATGAGCAGAAGGGCTCCTTCGGCTGGACCCTTGGGATAGTGCCCACCAAGGCCCTTGCGGCCCAGGCCAAAACCACCCTTGCGGCCTACGGAAGGCAGTGGCGGGCGGCCTGCTTTCTGGACGACCCGGACCCGGTCTCGCGCTGGAAGGGGATCTTCGACAAGACCCAAAAGCTGAAGGCCTGGCTGAACGGGATGGAGATCGAATCCCTGCAAGTAAAAAGCGAGCGCTGCGACCTTACCGTCACCCCAGGAAAACAGCGGCGCTGGGCAGGCGTGTCCGGCCACAACATACCCAGTTTCGAGGTTTTCATCTCGCCCGATTATAACGGCACGGAAGGCGTCTATCACGCGGACCAGCCCTCCTTCCGCTACGGCAACTACATAAAGGGCGTCACCCTGGTGTTCGAGAAGGGCCGGGTGATCGATGCCCGCGCCGACGAGGGCGAGGAATTCCTGAAAAAGCAGGTGGAGATGGACGCCGGGGCCTGCCGCCTGGGCGAGTTCTCCCTTACTGACCGCCGATTTTCCCGCATAGACAGGTTTATGGCCAACACCCTTTTCGACGAGAACTTCGGCGGGCGCTTCGGCAACTGCCACGTGGCCCTTGGCTCCTCCTACGCGGACACCTTTTCAGGCGACCAGGAGCAATTTACCCCGGCACTCAAGAAGGAACTCGGATTCAACGACTCGGCCCTTCACTGGGACCTTGTAAACACCGAAAAAAAGACCGTCACGGCAACGCTTGTTTCAGGCGAGAAGAAGATCATCTACGAAAACGGCCAGTTCGCAATGAACGAGTGA
- the priA gene encoding primosomal protein N', with product MSFDNAELVEVAVAANIARTLTYSVPESLSGLALAGKRVLVPLGRGASMGYVLGPGEPVEGFSLKPVADVLDPCPLFPESMIPFFRWVADYYFYPTGLVIKEALPTGADCGAALEVCVSDNVGGAAKSGLDGPEQGVLEALEKSGAVLLSDFCGDDRKRRASVFRLLDRGLVKCGPVAVSDRFGPKTESWVLGLVPVSSASPRLKGRHRALSILSERGAMLLRDLKILVPSVGRHLADMAGAGEIVTFDKPVYRDPFGSEVTPDCGPPALMDEQKAALLKVGAALGNGFSCFLLNGVTGSGKTEVYLEAARMAVEKGLSALVLVPEIALITQTERRFRARFGEKVAVYHSGLSEGERHDQWIRAARGEVSVTVGARSAIFAPHANLGLIVVDEEHDESYKQESGLRYNARDLAVVRARFSGAVAVLGSATPSVVSLHNAQNGKSVEIALTKRVEDRPFPEVRLVDLRFNKAGKHGALLSGPLVSAITETLARKEQVLLFLNRRGYSNLALCADCGGAIRCVNCDVSLTYHKDQNSCLCHYCGYCHELSAGCPNCRSQKIQLVGVGTEKLEAAVSKLFPEARLARLDRDTTAKKNALVSVLTGLRKGELDIVIGTQMVAKGHDFPGITLVGVVCADLSLSFPDFRAGERTYQLVSQVMGRAGRGEKPGTVIIQTYSPDHFSIKAARTADAQGFYGTELSLRKGLGYPPFTRLAQVRIMSKELAKAEETASVIGEDARVLAANAGGRIVVLGPVPAPISRLSNVYRWQMLLKGYETRSFREFLAALSGAIGRRCTGGKASAYLDVDPVSML from the coding sequence TTGTCTTTCGACAATGCGGAACTGGTTGAGGTGGCGGTGGCGGCCAACATTGCCCGCACCCTCACCTATTCGGTGCCGGAGAGCCTTTCGGGGCTTGCCCTGGCCGGAAAGCGCGTGCTGGTCCCACTTGGGCGGGGGGCGTCAATGGGCTATGTCCTGGGGCCGGGCGAACCCGTGGAAGGTTTTAGCCTGAAGCCCGTGGCCGACGTCTTGGACCCCTGTCCACTTTTTCCCGAATCAATGATCCCCTTTTTCCGCTGGGTGGCCGACTACTATTTTTATCCCACGGGGCTCGTAATCAAGGAGGCCCTGCCCACCGGGGCCGACTGCGGGGCGGCCCTTGAGGTCTGCGTTTCCGATAATGTTGGCGGGGCGGCCAAATCCGGTTTGGACGGCCCGGAACAGGGCGTACTTGAGGCTCTGGAAAAATCCGGCGCGGTTCTGCTCTCCGATTTTTGCGGGGACGACCGGAAAAGGCGGGCCTCTGTTTTCCGGCTCCTTGACCGGGGCCTTGTGAAATGCGGGCCCGTGGCCGTCTCGGACCGCTTCGGCCCCAAGACCGAGTCCTGGGTGCTTGGCCTTGTTCCCGTCTCCTCCGCATCCCCAAGACTCAAGGGCCGCCACAGGGCGCTTTCCATCCTTTCCGAACGCGGGGCCATGCTCCTGCGGGATTTGAAAATCCTGGTCCCGTCAGTGGGCCGCCATCTTGCCGACATGGCGGGCGCGGGCGAAATCGTGACCTTTGACAAGCCCGTTTACCGGGACCCATTCGGAAGCGAGGTAACACCTGATTGCGGCCCTCCCGCGCTCATGGACGAGCAGAAGGCCGCGCTTTTAAAGGTGGGGGCGGCGCTGGGAAACGGTTTTTCCTGCTTTCTTCTGAACGGCGTCACCGGAAGCGGCAAGACCGAGGTGTACCTGGAAGCGGCCCGCATGGCCGTTGAAAAGGGGCTCTCGGCCCTGGTGCTGGTGCCGGAAATAGCCCTTATCACCCAGACGGAAAGGCGCTTTCGGGCGCGTTTCGGCGAGAAGGTGGCGGTTTACCATTCGGGGCTTAGCGAAGGCGAGCGCCACGACCAGTGGATAAGGGCCGCACGCGGCGAGGTGTCGGTTACAGTGGGTGCGCGTTCGGCCATCTTCGCCCCTCACGCGAACCTGGGCCTCATCGTGGTGGACGAGGAGCACGACGAAAGCTACAAGCAGGAAAGCGGCCTTCGGTACAACGCCCGCGACCTTGCGGTGGTGCGGGCGCGTTTTTCCGGGGCCGTGGCGGTTCTGGGCTCGGCCACGCCCTCGGTGGTGAGCCTCCATAACGCGCAGAACGGGAAGTCCGTGGAAATCGCCCTTACAAAAAGGGTGGAGGATCGCCCCTTCCCGGAAGTGCGGCTGGTGGACCTTCGGTTCAACAAGGCGGGAAAGCACGGGGCCCTTCTTTCCGGCCCGCTGGTTTCCGCCATCACCGAAACGCTGGCCCGCAAGGAGCAGGTACTCCTGTTCCTGAACCGCCGGGGCTATTCCAATCTCGCCCTCTGCGCCGACTGCGGCGGGGCTATAAGGTGCGTCAACTGCGATGTAAGCCTCACCTATCACAAGGACCAGAACTCCTGCCTCTGCCATTACTGCGGGTATTGCCACGAGCTTTCCGCAGGCTGCCCCAACTGCCGCAGCCAGAAGATTCAGCTTGTGGGGGTGGGCACGGAAAAACTGGAGGCGGCGGTTTCCAAGCTCTTTCCCGAAGCCCGTCTGGCGCGGCTCGACCGGGACACCACCGCAAAAAAAAACGCCCTGGTGTCGGTTTTGACGGGTCTGCGAAAGGGTGAACTGGATATCGTAATAGGCACCCAGATGGTTGCCAAGGGCCACGATTTTCCCGGAATAACCCTTGTGGGGGTGGTGTGCGCCGACTTGTCCCTCAGTTTTCCGGATTTTAGGGCCGGAGAGCGCACCTACCAGCTTGTGAGCCAGGTGATGGGAAGGGCTGGCAGGGGGGAAAAACCCGGAACCGTGATAATCCAGACCTATAGCCCCGACCATTTTTCCATCAAGGCCGCAAGAACGGCGGACGCCCAAGGTTTTTACGGCACCGAGCTTTCCCTGCGCAAAGGGCTTGGGTATCCGCCCTTTACGCGCCTTGCCCAGGTGAGGATAATGTCGAAGGAGCTGGCGAAGGCCGAGGAAACCGCCTCTGTTATAGGGGAGGACGCCCGGGTGCTCGCCGCGAACGCGGGCGGCAGGATAGTGGTTCTGGGGCCGGTGCCCGCGCCCATTTCGAGGCTTTCCAACGTCTACCGCTGGCAGATGCTTTTGAAGGGCTACGAGACAAGGAGCTTCCGGGAATTTCTGGCCGCGCTCTCCGGGGCCATAGGAAGGCGCTGTACGGGCGGGAAGGCCAGTGCGTATCTGGATGTTGATCCTGTTTCAATGCTTTGA
- a CDS encoding MBL fold metallo-hydrolase, protein MKISDGLWMVAGPGLTCDEDAAAYLVCGGTRAALIDAGTGREHERLSKNIRAVLPAEASLSFLFLTHCHYDHAAGAALLSREFGIPVVAHEKDSAFLESGDKAVTAASWYGAEMPPVRVDHQISGGQELFSVGSLKIQAIHCPGHTPGSVAYVTHLDGKKILFGQDVHGPLVASFLSNREDYVRSLNLLLSLNADVLCEGHYGVVEGKAEVARFIRRFLNPGADSGL, encoded by the coding sequence ATGAAAATATCCGACGGTCTGTGGATGGTGGCGGGTCCGGGGCTCACCTGCGACGAGGACGCCGCCGCTTATCTTGTGTGCGGCGGGACCAGGGCCGCCCTGATCGACGCCGGAACCGGGCGCGAACACGAGCGGCTTTCGAAAAACATACGCGCCGTTCTGCCAGCCGAAGCCTCGCTTTCCTTCCTCTTTCTCACCCACTGCCACTACGACCACGCGGCGGGAGCGGCCCTTTTGAGCCGGGAATTCGGCATCCCCGTGGTGGCCCATGAAAAGGACTCGGCCTTTCTGGAGTCCGGCGATAAAGCCGTTACAGCGGCCTCCTGGTACGGGGCGGAAATGCCTCCGGTCCGCGTTGATCACCAAATTTCCGGAGGCCAGGAGCTTTTCTCTGTGGGAAGCCTAAAAATCCAGGCCATCCACTGCCCCGGCCACACCCCCGGTTCGGTGGCCTACGTCACCCATCTTGACGGCAAAAAGATACTCTTCGGCCAGGACGTCCACGGCCCCCTTGTGGCGTCCTTTCTTTCAAACCGGGAGGATTACGTGCGCTCCTTGAACCTTCTTCTTTCCCTCAACGCGGACGTCCTGTGCGAGGGCCATTACGGCGTGGTGGAGGGAAAGGCCGAGGTGGCCCGGTTCATCCGCCGCTTCCTGAATCCGGGCGCTGATTCCGGGCTTTGA
- the mtaB gene encoding tRNA (N(6)-L-threonylcarbamoyladenosine(37)-C(2))-methylthiotransferase MtaB encodes MSKTFSVITLGCKVNRYESDSIASELAANGLIEARRGEPPDFIVVNTCTVTGRAGQQSRQAVRAAIRANPRAVVIATGCHAQTDPDSLSGIENLCAVCGNSHKDKIAALAQGILASGAIPPQALVFRDPIEDGRKPGSPERPVTGLRSRPVLRIQDGCNQWCSYCTVPRARGKSRSMDPEAVARHLSGLSESGSCEAVLTGIHIGAWGLDLDPASCLTRLLTGLSEMPGLPRLRISSLEPNELTPGILGLARKGFLCPHFHLPLQSGDDGILKLMGRPYTSAQYADIVRGINEALPFAAVGADVMVGFPGESEEAFRNSLELVETLPLAYLHVFPFSPREGTAAFSMPGRIEPWVMKERTAALREISGKKRAAFHASLTGKSAVICVEGPSSAPSIWKGLTENYVSVEFESISPLRPGSLVKGRIAPGPAEGPVRAVLEPPPPEPEVAV; translated from the coding sequence ATGTCGAAAACCTTTTCCGTCATAACCCTGGGATGCAAGGTCAACCGCTACGAATCGGACAGCATCGCCTCGGAACTGGCCGCCAACGGCCTGATTGAGGCCCGCCGTGGCGAGCCCCCCGATTTCATAGTGGTGAACACCTGCACCGTCACGGGCAGGGCGGGCCAGCAGTCCAGACAGGCTGTGAGGGCGGCCATAAGGGCGAATCCCAGGGCAGTGGTTATCGCCACAGGCTGCCACGCCCAGACCGACCCGGATTCCCTTTCGGGAATCGAAAACCTGTGCGCGGTGTGCGGCAACTCCCACAAGGACAAGATCGCAGCACTTGCCCAAGGCATCCTGGCTTCAGGCGCGATCCCCCCCCAAGCCCTGGTTTTTCGGGACCCCATAGAGGATGGTCGCAAGCCCGGCTCCCCGGAAAGGCCGGTCACGGGCCTGAGGTCCAGGCCCGTTCTGCGCATCCAGGACGGATGCAACCAATGGTGCAGCTATTGCACGGTTCCAAGGGCGCGGGGAAAAAGCCGCAGCATGGACCCTGAAGCCGTGGCCCGCCACCTTTCCGGCCTTTCCGAATCCGGCTCTTGCGAGGCCGTTTTAACCGGCATCCACATAGGGGCCTGGGGGCTCGACCTTGATCCGGCCTCCTGCCTCACACGGCTTTTGACCGGGCTTTCGGAAATGCCCGGCCTTCCGAGGCTGCGCATAAGCAGCCTTGAGCCCAACGAGCTGACGCCGGGCATCCTGGGCCTCGCCCGAAAGGGCTTTCTTTGCCCGCATTTCCACTTGCCCCTTCAGAGCGGCGACGACGGAATCCTGAAACTCATGGGCAGGCCCTACACATCGGCTCAATACGCCGATATAGTAAGGGGGATTAACGAGGCCCTGCCCTTCGCCGCAGTGGGGGCCGACGTGATGGTGGGCTTTCCGGGCGAGAGCGAGGAAGCCTTCCGAAATTCGCTGGAACTTGTGGAAACGCTTCCTCTGGCATACCTCCACGTTTTCCCGTTTTCGCCCAGAGAGGGCACGGCGGCCTTTTCCATGCCCGGCAGAATAGAGCCCTGGGTGATGAAGGAGCGGACGGCGGCGCTTCGGGAGATTTCCGGGAAAAAGAGGGCCGCTTTCCACGCAAGCCTTACGGGGAAAAGCGCAGTCATCTGCGTGGAAGGCCCTTCGTCCGCGCCTTCCATCTGGAAGGGGCTTACGGAAAACTACGTTTCGGTGGAATTTGAATCGATTTCCCCCCTAAGGCCCGGAAGCCTTGTAAAGGGCCGGATCGCCCCAGGCCCCGCCGAAGGGCCGGTAAGGGCCGTATTGGAACCCCCGCCGCCGGAACCGGAGGTCGCGGTTTGA
- a CDS encoding NADH-quinone oxidoreductase subunit A — protein sequence MESYIAILAALGFGVALSGGFMALSWFVSWIQGQNQPDPIKYTTYECGIPPKTNAKQRFTVGFYMIALAFLIFDVETALLYPWAHSFQSLAKEFGTPILVSMLTFTVLLVVALAYIWKEGIFDWPARARTQGRKVQ from the coding sequence GTGGAAAGCTATATTGCCATATTGGCCGCATTGGGTTTCGGTGTTGCGCTTTCGGGCGGGTTCATGGCCCTTTCATGGTTCGTGTCCTGGATTCAGGGACAGAATCAGCCAGACCCCATCAAATACACTACCTACGAGTGCGGCATCCCGCCCAAAACCAATGCCAAGCAGCGGTTTACCGTGGGTTTCTACATGATAGCCCTGGCCTTTCTGATCTTTGACGTGGAAACGGCCCTTCTTTATCCCTGGGCTCATTCCTTCCAAAGCCTGGCCAAGGAGTTCGGAACTCCCATCCTTGTATCCATGCTGACTTTCACCGTTCTGCTGGTGGTTGCCCTGGCGTACATCTGGAAAGAGGGTATTTTTGACTGGCCTGCCAGGGCCCGCACCCAGGGCAGAAAAGTGCAATAG
- the tsaA gene encoding tRNA (N6-threonylcarbamoyladenosine(37)-N6)-methyltransferase TrmO yields the protein MNYSMKPIGVVRHESQTVPRHWSVSDVSGRLVINPEYTTGLKDIRPGDKITVLFVFHRAPEFDPSLLIQKPPHTGIETGVFSICSPVRPNPVGLSVLTVGRVEENVIFVTGLDMFDGTPIIDIKPSFPPPAK from the coding sequence ATGAACTATTCAATGAAGCCCATAGGCGTCGTCAGGCACGAGTCCCAAACGGTTCCGCGCCACTGGTCGGTTTCGGACGTTTCAGGCAGGCTTGTCATAAACCCGGAATACACCACGGGGCTAAAGGACATCAGGCCCGGCGACAAGATAACGGTGCTTTTCGTTTTCCACCGCGCCCCGGAATTCGATCCCTCCCTCCTCATCCAGAAGCCGCCCCACACTGGAATCGAAACCGGCGTTTTTTCCATCTGCTCCCCGGTACGCCCGAATCCGGTGGGGCTTTCGGTGCTCACCGTTGGCAGGGTGGAGGAAAACGTCATTTTCGTCACGGGCCTCGATATGTTCGACGGTACGCCCATAATCGACATCAAGCCGTCATTTCCGCCGCCCGCAAAGTAG
- the nuoB gene encoding NADH-quinone oxidoreductase subunit NuoB yields the protein MSNLSEAKSEIKEFFAKGQEGWQPFVTTNLRYLADWGRKYSLWPYPFGTACCGIEYMAVLMSRYDISRYGAELVRFSPRQADLLVVAGTISYKMAPVLKQIHGQMCDPKWVISVGACASSGGFYNNYCTVQGIDEIIPVDVYVAGCPPHPENILRSVIRLQEKIQAGADFPRGMKVEL from the coding sequence ATGAGCAATCTTTCCGAGGCAAAATCTGAAATCAAGGAATTCTTCGCCAAGGGGCAGGAAGGCTGGCAGCCTTTCGTCACCACCAACCTGCGCTATCTGGCGGACTGGGGCAGAAAGTACTCGCTCTGGCCATATCCCTTCGGCACGGCCTGTTGCGGTATCGAGTACATGGCGGTTCTGATGTCGCGTTACGACATTTCCCGCTACGGCGCGGAGCTGGTGAGGTTTTCCCCCAGGCAGGCCGACCTTCTGGTGGTGGCCGGAACCATAAGCTACAAAATGGCCCCGGTTTTGAAGCAGATTCACGGCCAGATGTGCGACCCCAAGTGGGTGATTTCCGTGGGAGCCTGCGCCTCGTCGGGCGGCTTCTACAACAACTACTGCACGGTTCAGGGAATTGACGAGATAATTCCGGTGGATGTTTACGTGGCCGGATGCCCTCCCCATCCGGAAAACATTCTGAGGTCGGTTATCAGGCTTCAGGAAAAGATTCAGGCCGGTGCGGATTTTCCGCGCGGCATGAAGGTGGAGCTTTAA
- a CDS encoding glycosyltransferase family 39 protein, producing MTENPATYAPESGCLKGVWNSWQPYACLFGLALLIRLAFLWQARDYPLFYIPIGDAEGYDLWAQKIAAGNALGDSVFYQAPLYPYFLGLIYSIFGRDLVIVRIFQALLDSSSCILFALAGRRFFNRPSGLAAGLLLAFYPMSLFFVLVMQKAALTVFCLGLFLYFLGEALYGPRPRLDWLLCGAGLGLLALVRENALAFIPLAAAWFLVSEKFNRAARIRVLAFLLGLFLVLFPVALRNLIVGDTFALTTSQFGANFYYGNNRAATGLYEPLKWGRSSWRYEQEDARQLAEKALGRKLSPSEISHYWTKKALAEIAENPKGWLFRSFGKWLLLWNRVEVADSEDVATLGLFSGVLQASGALIPFGVLCPLAAFGLALSLGNIRRHGIILILLFTYALSVAAFFIFDRYRLPLAAFLCLYAGFGLYEGFRLLRERRKKPLAWALGSALAAVFVVMVPLVPEGIMSANTAFNIGTVIGEKGGDRAESMKWYQRAIEENPAHVKARMAMADELLRQNRADEALGHLYEAIRFKPGLASAHRLLARITARTGRAEASTAHYLALLEQEPGNAEAMKAVRSALAEDGGPGRVRKLAEMAFVDPKRYQAIEKALMSGP from the coding sequence TTGACGGAAAATCCGGCCACATACGCCCCGGAAAGCGGGTGCCTTAAAGGGGTGTGGAACTCCTGGCAGCCCTATGCCTGCCTGTTCGGGCTGGCCCTTCTGATCCGGCTGGCCTTTTTATGGCAGGCCAGGGACTATCCGCTTTTTTACATACCCATAGGCGACGCCGAGGGCTACGACCTCTGGGCCCAAAAAATCGCGGCTGGCAACGCCCTGGGCGATTCGGTTTTTTACCAGGCTCCCCTTTACCCCTATTTTCTTGGGCTCATCTACTCGATTTTCGGGCGGGACCTGGTTATCGTGCGGATTTTTCAGGCCCTTCTGGACTCGTCATCCTGCATCCTGTTCGCCCTTGCCGGAAGGCGCTTCTTCAACCGGCCATCGGGCCTTGCCGCAGGGCTTCTTCTGGCCTTTTACCCCATGAGCCTCTTTTTCGTTCTGGTGATGCAAAAGGCCGCTCTCACCGTTTTCTGCCTTGGGCTTTTCCTGTACTTTCTGGGCGAGGCCCTTTACGGCCCGCGCCCCCGGCTCGACTGGCTCCTGTGCGGCGCGGGCCTGGGGCTCCTGGCCCTTGTGCGGGAAAACGCCCTGGCCTTCATTCCCCTGGCGGCGGCCTGGTTTCTGGTTTCCGAAAAATTCAACAGGGCCGCCCGGATAAGAGTCTTGGCGTTCCTCCTGGGCCTTTTCCTCGTTCTTTTTCCCGTGGCCCTTCGGAACCTTATAGTGGGCGACACCTTCGCCCTTACCACCAGCCAGTTCGGGGCCAATTTCTATTACGGCAACAACAGGGCCGCCACGGGCCTTTACGAGCCCCTGAAATGGGGCCGCTCCTCCTGGCGCTACGAGCAGGAGGACGCAAGGCAGCTTGCGGAAAAGGCCCTTGGCCGGAAACTTTCCCCGTCGGAAATCTCGCATTACTGGACGAAAAAGGCCCTTGCGGAAATCGCGGAAAACCCGAAGGGCTGGCTTTTCCGCAGCTTTGGCAAGTGGCTCCTTCTGTGGAACCGGGTGGAGGTGGCCGATTCCGAGGACGTGGCCACCCTTGGGCTTTTTTCGGGCGTCCTGCAAGCGTCTGGGGCGCTCATTCCCTTCGGGGTCCTGTGCCCCCTTGCGGCCTTCGGGCTGGCCCTGTCCCTTGGAAACATCCGCCGCCACGGGATCATCCTGATCCTTCTTTTCACCTACGCGCTTTCCGTGGCCGCGTTTTTCATCTTCGACCGCTACCGCCTGCCCCTTGCTGCCTTTCTCTGCCTTTATGCCGGGTTCGGCCTTTACGAGGGCTTCCGGCTTCTGCGCGAAAGGCGGAAAAAACCCCTTGCGTGGGCCTTGGGGTCCGCGCTTGCGGCAGTGTTCGTGGTCATGGTTCCCCTGGTGCCCGAAGGGATCATGAGCGCCAACACGGCCTTCAACATCGGAACCGTCATCGGGGAAAAGGGCGGTGACAGGGCGGAAAGCATGAAGTGGTATCAAAGGGCTATCGAGGAAAACCCGGCCCACGTGAAGGCAAGGATGGCCATGGCAGATGAGCTTTTACGGCAAAACAGGGCGGACGAGGCTCTCGGCCATCTTTATGAAGCCATAAGGTTCAAGCCGGGCTTGGCTTCCGCCCACAGGCTCCTTGCCAGGATAACGGCAAGGACGGGCAGGGCCGAGGCTTCGACGGCCCACTACCTTGCCCTTCTGGAACAGGAGCCCGGAAACGCGGAGGCCATGAAGGCGGTCAGAAGCGCCCTTGCGGAGGATGGAGGCCCGGGGCGGGTCAGAAAACTGGCGGAGATGGCCTTCGTTGACCCGAAGAGGTATCAGGCCATTGAAAAGGCCCTGATGAGCGGCCCTTAA